The Scomber japonicus isolate fScoJap1 chromosome 12, fScoJap1.pri, whole genome shotgun sequence sequence GGCTGGGTCTTTTATCTGagcagaaggagaaaaaaagaaaaaagaaagactgtAGTAAAGGACAGTCTTGCAGGGTTTATGAAAGGATATGTACCCAATAGATACTGAGCCATAGCCAATGTCAAATCCAAATGCTGATTAACAGGCTGCAAGTGGTACATGCGTAAATATTAAAGTAActgaaaaatatgaacatttcatACAATCATTTATGGATTTTTGTAAATCAATCGTCATTTCATGATGTATATAACATTTATGAAATGATCACTGAATGTCTTTGGATatgcatttctttttaatgtgacattttccaatgaattcatatatatatatatatatattcatatatatatatacatatatgaacaTTTTCATGTTCATTTTTCCGCCCTGTTTGTATTTCTCAGTTAAACATAAATTGATAATTAACTCCTATATAATGATTCAACATTACTGTTGGTTTATGTCTTGACAGTGTTTACATATTTGGTATGTTCAAGTGCCATAGTGTGTACGGGAAAAGCAATTATCCATTGACACCTATTGAAGTTTTGAAAGCACTGTTACAGTCACATTTTATATGTGaatgtaacatttaaatgtaacatttacacatttaatttttatgtaaagatagtgttttttgtgtgtaaaatatacaaaatagcTCGATTTCTGACCGTCCCAGCAGCCCCTGAACGCACACTGACAGcgaagaagaaatgaaagtaAGTTCACTAACTTATAACACTATACCATTCGTATATAAACGTCATATTAAGCTCATCAAAACTGAACATTAcgtttagttaaaaaaaaaaaaaaagtacaaatagaAAACCTCAAAACTGTGTTTGGTTCTTGGTCACGTGATTAAAGGTCAAACGTTTCGCGGGAAGCAATATGGCGAACGAGATGACATCTGCAGCACCGGACTCGGTGCAATGCCCCGTTTGTCTTAAAGACTTCAAGTCTGACACAATTAACGGACACCTCGACGTGTGTCTACTGAGCAGCGTAACTGACAGCAGTCCGTCTACAGCAGCGGAGGACAGCGGACCTCCCGTGAAGAAATCCCGTATCAGTGCGGAAGGTGCGCCACTCAGCCCCGGTGTCAACAAACCCGCTGTCAGCTCCTCTTCTACGGCCAGTCCGCCGTCAGGTGCGGTGTTCTCCATGTTTCAGGCCAACAAGAATAAATTGTCACTTCAGAGTGAACGGAGGACTGGTTTATTTTCCGGTAAACACACTGCCGTCAACAAGGGGATTAAACGCAGTTTGCTGGACGAGGCGGAACCTGGACCAGCAGTCACAGAGCTTGTGACAGCAACACCTGATTTATCCCCACGGACACTGCTGTCCACAAACAAGCCCCTGGCAGAGATGCTGAGACCAAACACACTGGAACAATACTTTGGTCAAAGCAAAGTTGTAGGCGAGCAAACATTACTGCGGTCACTTCTGGACTCCCAGGAAATCCCCTCcctcatcctctggggaccaccGGGATGCGGAAAGGTGTTTTACTGACATCATCGTCACCATTTATAATTAATTTACCGACATTATCCTTTCATTATCTAATACATGTATTGCAACAACAACACATTGCTTTAAACACTGATATTATTATCACTGAACTTGAAGATTATTTTCAAGCCGCTAGTGTCATCTTTAGTCAGTTGCGACTTGTTTGGTTTATAGAATAGCAGAAAATCGCAACATAATTACACAACAGTTGTAAAAatatacagattttaaaaaagggtttaGCATTGAATCAATCATACGTGCATAATTATGATAACGTTGTTGATTATGACAACTTTCAAGATaaacaataaagaaaggaaaatagcaATAAAACGGCAAAGCTCTTAGCAATTAATGGTCATCTCTATTTTTCAGAGATACCTTCAGATGCTTTGTTTGGTCCTACCAGCAGCCAAGAACCCCCCCTGTTtagttttgtttatattttgggATTGTTCCTGCAAGATTTTTACTGTATTCCCCAATATTTTGGAGGTGAATCGAATTCCATTTATTGTAGTCAAAGTCCCAAAAAACAACTGAGAAGAACATGTACcccaatcagtcaatcaattaCACTTGACAAATAGAGGTGAGAAAGGTGACACTTTAACGGCATGTTGAAAGAGTGAGTTATTGATCTGATAGCTGCCAGGTTGGTGCCTGCAACTGTTCAGTTTGTGAGACCTAAATGCACCACGTTAATGACTTCTTGGGTATGCCAAGCTACCAGCCTGCATTGTTGTTCAGCAGCTTGCCATAGTTAGACTTTGTCAACATGCTTTGCTAACACTTTACCTCTTCAACTCCCTCAGTCTTCAGGTTTCACAATTGAGCGGTTATTTTTGGAGGTGGTTATAAGGATTTACAGTGAAGACATGGTTTATGGGGTATTCCATTGTCTAAACTGGAAAGAACCTGAACACCGACAACAAGAAGGTTTTATCACAATATTAATTTTGTAGCTGTATCTTACAAGGTCTGATAAATTTGTCCTTTTTCCCTAGGCCCAGTTAGAACTGCAATTTCATGAATGATATacttattttaatcatttgttttgttgtcttttagACCACTCTAGCTCACATAATTGCTAGTACCAGTAAAAAGAAGGGCACAGCTCGTTTTGTGACCCTGTCTGCAACCAGCACATCCACTAATGAAGTCCGAGAAGTGATCAAGCAGGCACAGAATGAGCTGCGGTTGTGCAAGAGGAAGACCATCCTGTTCATTGATGAAATTCACCGCTTCAACAAATCACAACAGGTGGAGCATTAACCCAGAAAGATCAGCTCTGATCAGAGTTTGTCATGTGAGCTGCAGCAATCTAGACAATGTTTAAAATACCAATTGGGGCTTCAATACAAAATTGATGTTTAATAATACAATCTGTAAAGCTAATGTTTGTattgaaaatgatcaaatcatTAAAGGATATACAAAGTAATCCAAGCAAATTTAGCAAATCCACAAGTGGAGCAAGCAGTACACTAACAGTCAGACAAATACTTACCCTTGATATCTTGACACCTCAGAGATCGTCAATAATTTCACGTCCTCCCACgtactcttctctctctctatgtgtgtatttctgcagGACACTTTCCTTCCACACGTGGAGTGCGGGACGGTAACTCTGATTGGGGCGACCACAGAGAATCCTTCCTTCCAGGTGAATGCTGCCCTGCTGAGCAGGTGCAGAGTGTTGGTTCTGGAGAGGCTGTCTGTAGAGGCAATGGGCTCAATCCTGGACAGGGCGGTGGCTGCGCTGGGGATCAGAGTACTGGAACAAGATAAAGCAAATCTCAAACATCAAGACCAAACAGATGGACAAAAGTAAGTGCTCCTCTGGGGACCGGCTTTGCTCTTAACTGGGTGTAACCCTATAAATCAAAATCCTTTGGCTGAGTAGGAGGCCTACTTTCTACTTCTGGTCCTGGCTTAGTGGGTTTAGTTAAATAATATATGGGAGGAGAGAAGTAGTAGTTATTGAAGCCACAACAATCCCCTCAGCTCTTACCTGGTCTGACATGTTGACagaaaataatttacattttaatgaaatg is a genomic window containing:
- the wrnip1 gene encoding ATPase WRNIP1; this translates as MANEMTSAAPDSVQCPVCLKDFKSDTINGHLDVCLLSSVTDSSPSTAAEDSGPPVKKSRISAEGAPLSPGVNKPAVSSSSTASPPSGAVFSMFQANKNKLSLQSERRTGLFSGKHTAVNKGIKRSLLDEAEPGPAVTELVTATPDLSPRTLLSTNKPLAEMLRPNTLEQYFGQSKVVGEQTLLRSLLDSQEIPSLILWGPPGCGKTTLAHIIASTSKKKGTARFVTLSATSTSTNEVREVIKQAQNELRLCKRKTILFIDEIHRFNKSQQDTFLPHVECGTVTLIGATTENPSFQVNAALLSRCRVLVLERLSVEAMGSILDRAVAALGIRVLEQDKANLKHQDQTDGQKPKIYIEQKALDTIAHLCDGDARAGLNGLQLAVQAQVSSARPLGPDGSSQEILVKEEHIKEGLQRSHILYDKAGEEHYNCISALHKSMRGSHENASLYWLGRMLEGGEDPLYVARRLVRFASEDVGLADPSALPQAVSAFQACHFIGMPECEVILAQCVVYLARAPKSVDIYKAYASVKACLRNHKGPLPPVPLHLRNAPTKLMKQLGYAEGYKYNPAFSGHVEQDYLPKELQGINFFTWTPSDP